The following proteins are encoded in a genomic region of Struthio camelus isolate bStrCam1 chromosome 3, bStrCam1.hap1, whole genome shotgun sequence:
- the EDARADD gene encoding ectodysplasin-A receptor-associated adapter protein isoform X3 translates to MAAPQDPPPPDHAAKEPVEDTDPSTLSLTTDTKHASLMLRQDVYQTEKYPVQDTGVPKDEEYLTDQVTLEIASVNIKTLTSDSGLVQQPDERDSQNHTDESLSDLKKACKENGTCSLCLFRAPTISDMLNDEDLLYTVRLKLDPCHPTVKNWRNLASKWGMTYDELCFLEQKPQSPTLEFLLRNSDRTVEQLIELCKFYKRIDVVKVLLKWVEEEWPKRGDRTYQNDF, encoded by the exons ATCATGCAGCAAAAGAGCCGGTAGAGGATACAGATCCGAGCACTCTTTCCTTAACAACG GATACTAAGCATGCCAGTCTTATGCTGAGACAAGACGTATATCAG ACTGAAAAATATCCTGTCCAAGATACAGGAGTACCTAAAG ATGAGGAATACCTAACAGATCAAGTTACGTTGGAAATTGCCTCTGTGAACATCAAGACTCTTACGTCAGATTCTGGCCTAGTCCAACAG cCAGACGAGAGAGACTCACAAAACCATACTGATGAATCGCTTTCAG ATCTCAAGAAAGCCTGCAAGGAAAATGGCACCTGCTCCTTGTGCTTATTTCGTGCACCGACCATCAGTGACATGCTCAATGATGAGGACTTGTTGTACACTGTGAGGCTAAAGCTGGATCCCTGTCACCCAACAGTGAAAAACTGGAGAAACTTAGCAAGCAAATGGGGGATGACTTACGATGAATTGTGTTTCCTTGAACAGAAGCCGCAAAGTCCCACCTTGGAGTTCTTGCTACGCAATAGTGACAGGACTGTGGAGCAGCTGATTGAGCTCTGTAAATTTTATAAGAGGATTGATGTTGTGAAAGTGTTACTGAAATGGGTGGAGGAAGAATGGCCCAAGAGAGGGGACAGAACTTACCAGAATGACTTCTAG
- the EDARADD gene encoding ectodysplasin-A receptor-associated adapter protein isoform X4 yields MAAPQDPPPPADHAAKEPVEDTDPSTLSLTTTEKYPVQDTGVPKGRCLTTFVLDEEYLTDQVTLEIASVNIKTLTSDSGLVQQPDERDSQNHTDESLSDLKKACKENGTCSLCLFRAPTISDMLNDEDLLYTVRLKLDPCHPTVKNWRNLASKWGMTYDELCFLEQKPQSPTLEFLLRNSDRTVEQLIELCKFYKRIDVVKVLLKWVEEEWPKRGDRTYQNDF; encoded by the exons CAGATCATGCAGCAAAAGAGCCGGTAGAGGATACAGATCCGAGCACTCTTTCCTTAACAACG ACTGAAAAATATCCTGTCCAAGATACAGGAGTACCTAAAG GCCGATGTCTCACAACTTTTGTCTTAGATGAGGAATACCTAACAGATCAAGTTACGTTGGAAATTGCCTCTGTGAACATCAAGACTCTTACGTCAGATTCTGGCCTAGTCCAACAG cCAGACGAGAGAGACTCACAAAACCATACTGATGAATCGCTTTCAG ATCTCAAGAAAGCCTGCAAGGAAAATGGCACCTGCTCCTTGTGCTTATTTCGTGCACCGACCATCAGTGACATGCTCAATGATGAGGACTTGTTGTACACTGTGAGGCTAAAGCTGGATCCCTGTCACCCAACAGTGAAAAACTGGAGAAACTTAGCAAGCAAATGGGGGATGACTTACGATGAATTGTGTTTCCTTGAACAGAAGCCGCAAAGTCCCACCTTGGAGTTCTTGCTACGCAATAGTGACAGGACTGTGGAGCAGCTGATTGAGCTCTGTAAATTTTATAAGAGGATTGATGTTGTGAAAGTGTTACTGAAATGGGTGGAGGAAGAATGGCCCAAGAGAGGGGACAGAACTTACCAGAATGACTTCTAG
- the EDARADD gene encoding ectodysplasin-A receptor-associated adapter protein isoform X1 — protein sequence MAAPQDPPPPDHAAKEPVEDTDPSTLSLTTDTKHASLMLRQDVYQTEKYPVQDTGVPKGRCLTTFVLDEEYLTDQVTLEIASVNIKTLTSDSGLVQQPDERDSQNHTDESLSDLKKACKENGTCSLCLFRAPTISDMLNDEDLLYTVRLKLDPCHPTVKNWRNLASKWGMTYDELCFLEQKPQSPTLEFLLRNSDRTVEQLIELCKFYKRIDVVKVLLKWVEEEWPKRGDRTYQNDF from the exons ATCATGCAGCAAAAGAGCCGGTAGAGGATACAGATCCGAGCACTCTTTCCTTAACAACG GATACTAAGCATGCCAGTCTTATGCTGAGACAAGACGTATATCAG ACTGAAAAATATCCTGTCCAAGATACAGGAGTACCTAAAG GCCGATGTCTCACAACTTTTGTCTTAGATGAGGAATACCTAACAGATCAAGTTACGTTGGAAATTGCCTCTGTGAACATCAAGACTCTTACGTCAGATTCTGGCCTAGTCCAACAG cCAGACGAGAGAGACTCACAAAACCATACTGATGAATCGCTTTCAG ATCTCAAGAAAGCCTGCAAGGAAAATGGCACCTGCTCCTTGTGCTTATTTCGTGCACCGACCATCAGTGACATGCTCAATGATGAGGACTTGTTGTACACTGTGAGGCTAAAGCTGGATCCCTGTCACCCAACAGTGAAAAACTGGAGAAACTTAGCAAGCAAATGGGGGATGACTTACGATGAATTGTGTTTCCTTGAACAGAAGCCGCAAAGTCCCACCTTGGAGTTCTTGCTACGCAATAGTGACAGGACTGTGGAGCAGCTGATTGAGCTCTGTAAATTTTATAAGAGGATTGATGTTGTGAAAGTGTTACTGAAATGGGTGGAGGAAGAATGGCCCAAGAGAGGGGACAGAACTTACCAGAATGACTTCTAG
- the EDARADD gene encoding ectodysplasin-A receptor-associated adapter protein isoform X6: MAAPQDPPPPADHAAKEPVEDTDPSTLSLTTTEKYPVQDTGVPKDEEYLTDQVTLEIASVNIKTLTSDSGLVQQPDERDSQNHTDESLSDLKKACKENGTCSLCLFRAPTISDMLNDEDLLYTVRLKLDPCHPTVKNWRNLASKWGMTYDELCFLEQKPQSPTLEFLLRNSDRTVEQLIELCKFYKRIDVVKVLLKWVEEEWPKRGDRTYQNDF; the protein is encoded by the exons CAGATCATGCAGCAAAAGAGCCGGTAGAGGATACAGATCCGAGCACTCTTTCCTTAACAACG ACTGAAAAATATCCTGTCCAAGATACAGGAGTACCTAAAG ATGAGGAATACCTAACAGATCAAGTTACGTTGGAAATTGCCTCTGTGAACATCAAGACTCTTACGTCAGATTCTGGCCTAGTCCAACAG cCAGACGAGAGAGACTCACAAAACCATACTGATGAATCGCTTTCAG ATCTCAAGAAAGCCTGCAAGGAAAATGGCACCTGCTCCTTGTGCTTATTTCGTGCACCGACCATCAGTGACATGCTCAATGATGAGGACTTGTTGTACACTGTGAGGCTAAAGCTGGATCCCTGTCACCCAACAGTGAAAAACTGGAGAAACTTAGCAAGCAAATGGGGGATGACTTACGATGAATTGTGTTTCCTTGAACAGAAGCCGCAAAGTCCCACCTTGGAGTTCTTGCTACGCAATAGTGACAGGACTGTGGAGCAGCTGATTGAGCTCTGTAAATTTTATAAGAGGATTGATGTTGTGAAAGTGTTACTGAAATGGGTGGAGGAAGAATGGCCCAAGAGAGGGGACAGAACTTACCAGAATGACTTCTAG
- the EDARADD gene encoding ectodysplasin-A receptor-associated adapter protein isoform X2: protein MAAPQDPPPPADHAAKEPVEDTDPSTLSLTTDTKHASLMLRQDVYQTEKYPVQDTGVPKDEEYLTDQVTLEIASVNIKTLTSDSGLVQQPDERDSQNHTDESLSDLKKACKENGTCSLCLFRAPTISDMLNDEDLLYTVRLKLDPCHPTVKNWRNLASKWGMTYDELCFLEQKPQSPTLEFLLRNSDRTVEQLIELCKFYKRIDVVKVLLKWVEEEWPKRGDRTYQNDF, encoded by the exons CAGATCATGCAGCAAAAGAGCCGGTAGAGGATACAGATCCGAGCACTCTTTCCTTAACAACG GATACTAAGCATGCCAGTCTTATGCTGAGACAAGACGTATATCAG ACTGAAAAATATCCTGTCCAAGATACAGGAGTACCTAAAG ATGAGGAATACCTAACAGATCAAGTTACGTTGGAAATTGCCTCTGTGAACATCAAGACTCTTACGTCAGATTCTGGCCTAGTCCAACAG cCAGACGAGAGAGACTCACAAAACCATACTGATGAATCGCTTTCAG ATCTCAAGAAAGCCTGCAAGGAAAATGGCACCTGCTCCTTGTGCTTATTTCGTGCACCGACCATCAGTGACATGCTCAATGATGAGGACTTGTTGTACACTGTGAGGCTAAAGCTGGATCCCTGTCACCCAACAGTGAAAAACTGGAGAAACTTAGCAAGCAAATGGGGGATGACTTACGATGAATTGTGTTTCCTTGAACAGAAGCCGCAAAGTCCCACCTTGGAGTTCTTGCTACGCAATAGTGACAGGACTGTGGAGCAGCTGATTGAGCTCTGTAAATTTTATAAGAGGATTGATGTTGTGAAAGTGTTACTGAAATGGGTGGAGGAAGAATGGCCCAAGAGAGGGGACAGAACTTACCAGAATGACTTCTAG
- the EDARADD gene encoding ectodysplasin-A receptor-associated adapter protein isoform X7, with product MAAPQDPPPPDHAAKEPVEDTDPSTLSLTTTEKYPVQDTGVPKDEEYLTDQVTLEIASVNIKTLTSDSGLVQQPDERDSQNHTDESLSDLKKACKENGTCSLCLFRAPTISDMLNDEDLLYTVRLKLDPCHPTVKNWRNLASKWGMTYDELCFLEQKPQSPTLEFLLRNSDRTVEQLIELCKFYKRIDVVKVLLKWVEEEWPKRGDRTYQNDF from the exons ATCATGCAGCAAAAGAGCCGGTAGAGGATACAGATCCGAGCACTCTTTCCTTAACAACG ACTGAAAAATATCCTGTCCAAGATACAGGAGTACCTAAAG ATGAGGAATACCTAACAGATCAAGTTACGTTGGAAATTGCCTCTGTGAACATCAAGACTCTTACGTCAGATTCTGGCCTAGTCCAACAG cCAGACGAGAGAGACTCACAAAACCATACTGATGAATCGCTTTCAG ATCTCAAGAAAGCCTGCAAGGAAAATGGCACCTGCTCCTTGTGCTTATTTCGTGCACCGACCATCAGTGACATGCTCAATGATGAGGACTTGTTGTACACTGTGAGGCTAAAGCTGGATCCCTGTCACCCAACAGTGAAAAACTGGAGAAACTTAGCAAGCAAATGGGGGATGACTTACGATGAATTGTGTTTCCTTGAACAGAAGCCGCAAAGTCCCACCTTGGAGTTCTTGCTACGCAATAGTGACAGGACTGTGGAGCAGCTGATTGAGCTCTGTAAATTTTATAAGAGGATTGATGTTGTGAAAGTGTTACTGAAATGGGTGGAGGAAGAATGGCCCAAGAGAGGGGACAGAACTTACCAGAATGACTTCTAG
- the EDARADD gene encoding ectodysplasin-A receptor-associated adapter protein isoform X5 yields MAAPQDPPPPDHAAKEPVEDTDPSTLSLTTTEKYPVQDTGVPKGRCLTTFVLDEEYLTDQVTLEIASVNIKTLTSDSGLVQQPDERDSQNHTDESLSDLKKACKENGTCSLCLFRAPTISDMLNDEDLLYTVRLKLDPCHPTVKNWRNLASKWGMTYDELCFLEQKPQSPTLEFLLRNSDRTVEQLIELCKFYKRIDVVKVLLKWVEEEWPKRGDRTYQNDF; encoded by the exons ATCATGCAGCAAAAGAGCCGGTAGAGGATACAGATCCGAGCACTCTTTCCTTAACAACG ACTGAAAAATATCCTGTCCAAGATACAGGAGTACCTAAAG GCCGATGTCTCACAACTTTTGTCTTAGATGAGGAATACCTAACAGATCAAGTTACGTTGGAAATTGCCTCTGTGAACATCAAGACTCTTACGTCAGATTCTGGCCTAGTCCAACAG cCAGACGAGAGAGACTCACAAAACCATACTGATGAATCGCTTTCAG ATCTCAAGAAAGCCTGCAAGGAAAATGGCACCTGCTCCTTGTGCTTATTTCGTGCACCGACCATCAGTGACATGCTCAATGATGAGGACTTGTTGTACACTGTGAGGCTAAAGCTGGATCCCTGTCACCCAACAGTGAAAAACTGGAGAAACTTAGCAAGCAAATGGGGGATGACTTACGATGAATTGTGTTTCCTTGAACAGAAGCCGCAAAGTCCCACCTTGGAGTTCTTGCTACGCAATAGTGACAGGACTGTGGAGCAGCTGATTGAGCTCTGTAAATTTTATAAGAGGATTGATGTTGTGAAAGTGTTACTGAAATGGGTGGAGGAAGAATGGCCCAAGAGAGGGGACAGAACTTACCAGAATGACTTCTAG
- the EDARADD gene encoding ectodysplasin-A receptor-associated adapter protein isoform X9 — MAAPQDPPPPADHAAKEPVEDTDPSTLSLTTDTKHASLMLRQDVYQTEKYPVQDTGVPKGRCLTTFVLDEEYLTDQVTLEIASVNIKTLTSDSGLVQQPDERDSQNHTDESLSDLKKACKENGTCSLCLFRAPTISDMLNDEDLLYTVRLKLDPCHPTVKNWRNLASKWGMTYDELCFLEQKPQSPTLEFLLRNSDRTVEQLIELCKFYKRIDVVKVLLKWVEEEWPKRGDRTYQNDF, encoded by the exons CAGATCATGCAGCAAAAGAGCCGGTAGAGGATACAGATCCGAGCACTCTTTCCTTAACAACG GATACTAAGCATGCCAGTCTTATGCTGAGACAAGACGTATATCAG ACTGAAAAATATCCTGTCCAAGATACAGGAGTACCTAAAG GCCGATGTCTCACAACTTTTGTCTTAGATGAGGAATACCTAACAGATCAAGTTACGTTGGAAATTGCCTCTGTGAACATCAAGACTCTTACGTCAGATTCTGGCCTAGTCCAACAG cCAGACGAGAGAGACTCACAAAACCATACTGATGAATCGCTTTCAG ATCTCAAGAAAGCCTGCAAGGAAAATGGCACCTGCTCCTTGTGCTTATTTCGTGCACCGACCATCAGTGACATGCTCAATGATGAGGACTTGTTGTACACTGTGAGGCTAAAGCTGGATCCCTGTCACCCAACAGTGAAAAACTGGAGAAACTTAGCAAGCAAATGGGGGATGACTTACGATGAATTGTGTTTCCTTGAACAGAAGCCGCAAAGTCCCACCTTGGAGTTCTTGCTACGCAATAGTGACAGGACTGTGGAGCAGCTGATTGAGCTCTGTAAATTTTATAAGAGGATTGATGTTGTGAAAGTGTTACTGAAATGGGTGGAGGAAGAATGGCCCAAGAGAGGGGACAGAACTTACCAGAATGACTTCTAG
- the EDARADD gene encoding ectodysplasin-A receptor-associated adapter protein isoform X8, translated as MLRQDVYQTEKYPVQDTGVPKDEEYLTDQVTLEIASVNIKTLTSDSGLVQQPDERDSQNHTDESLSDLKKACKENGTCSLCLFRAPTISDMLNDEDLLYTVRLKLDPCHPTVKNWRNLASKWGMTYDELCFLEQKPQSPTLEFLLRNSDRTVEQLIELCKFYKRIDVVKVLLKWVEEEWPKRGDRTYQNDF; from the exons ATGCTGAGACAAGACGTATATCAG ACTGAAAAATATCCTGTCCAAGATACAGGAGTACCTAAAG ATGAGGAATACCTAACAGATCAAGTTACGTTGGAAATTGCCTCTGTGAACATCAAGACTCTTACGTCAGATTCTGGCCTAGTCCAACAG cCAGACGAGAGAGACTCACAAAACCATACTGATGAATCGCTTTCAG ATCTCAAGAAAGCCTGCAAGGAAAATGGCACCTGCTCCTTGTGCTTATTTCGTGCACCGACCATCAGTGACATGCTCAATGATGAGGACTTGTTGTACACTGTGAGGCTAAAGCTGGATCCCTGTCACCCAACAGTGAAAAACTGGAGAAACTTAGCAAGCAAATGGGGGATGACTTACGATGAATTGTGTTTCCTTGAACAGAAGCCGCAAAGTCCCACCTTGGAGTTCTTGCTACGCAATAGTGACAGGACTGTGGAGCAGCTGATTGAGCTCTGTAAATTTTATAAGAGGATTGATGTTGTGAAAGTGTTACTGAAATGGGTGGAGGAAGAATGGCCCAAGAGAGGGGACAGAACTTACCAGAATGACTTCTAG